DNA from Sporocytophaga myxococcoides DSM 11118:
GTAAATAGTGTATTTGCCATCCACCAATTTTTGATATTTCTTACTTAAATCATTTAATTTTAAATTCTCAGATATTGCTGCCATATAGTTATACAAGATATACTTGTGAATTGAACTAACATTATTTGAATTTAACTCTTTATCAATTTTTATAACTTTTTCCCGAGCAAATTCACTGATGTTATCATTATATTTTATAAAATAATTATCATTCATAATTATGGAATCAAGAATAAGCTTTAATTCTACAATAGAATGGATTAATAAATTATCAGGTAAACTTTCATAAAATTTATCTAAGTCTTCGATGGCTCCACCCCATTTAGGCTGTATTAGCTCAGAATAATGAATATAAGGCCATATAAAATCGGGATGATTTTTTGTTACAGTTTTAAAAAAATCAGAGGCTTTTGAATTATCACCTAAACTCATATATAACCTTATATTACGTGAGTCTAACTCAGGTTTATAAAAAGAATCTGCTGAAACTGATTCAAAAGTTTTTTCACATATATCAAGATAATCAAAAAAGCCTTCTGCATCTTTTTGCGAAACATCTTTTGCCAGCTTGTGGCTTCGTGTTATCCAAGCCAGATGTAAATAGAAAACACCTAAAGTGATTTTAGATATATCACTATCTTCGGATTCATCCCATTTTAATAATTCATCTTCATTAAGGGATAGAGACAAATGATCAATAATTTGTGTAATATCATTTAAATTTTGACTTTGTATTTTTTTTCCTGCTTCACTATAATCTTTATTTTTTATTAGCCTTTGAACTTCCTCTGCGACTTTTAGTCCTAATGAATACTGTCTTCGATATCCTTTTTTCTTTTTAAAAAAATATCTGATTCCAATTATTATTGAAATGATAATTCCCCAAGTAATTAATGCTTCTCCCATTTTATTTTTAATATTTACTAACAAATAAATAACAGACCTATTACATATACCTTCTGGCTGAAGTCTTTCTCAATTGTCCCTACAAATTTAAGCAAGCTTTTAAATTGCGGACTAAGCTTAAAAAAGTTCAACATAAATCTAAAATAGCCCTCCTTCAACTGTTACACCTTCTAAGGCTAGAAGAAGATCAACGATTAAATATATTATAATTAATATAATGGATATTCCCAAAACTAGCCAACGCCAACTTTTATTTTTCTCAATCCTTCTTTTAAACAGATATGAATTTGCAAAAACAAAATAATTTATAATCAAATAAATGAAAGCAATGAGGTGGCCAACCGGATGGCATACCCCACAAGTATTAAATAAATATATTATCGTTTCAAAGGAGATATAAACTAAAATTACTATTCCCCCAAAGAACAATTTATGCTCTAAATACCGAGCTATGATCATCATCATTTATTTATTATATACTCTTCCTTTAGCCAAAATAATGCTCACCCTAGTGGATAGGTCAAGGACTTCTGCACACAAATGCAAGCAAGTTTTTAAATTCCTGGATATTATCCGATAAACTCTATTCAATCCCCTCCAAATATAAAAATAGACCCATATTTTATCGGACTTACATTTAAAAACATGTATTTTATTTTTTCTTTCTGCATTAAATCTGCAAGGTAAAAACTTGCTCTCTTTTGTAGACTTAATTCGATAAACAAAAGACAGAACAGGTCATTCATCTCTCAGTATTTGTTTTAGTTTGTTCCTATAATCCTCGTTGTCAGTCATTCCATTATGTCCTTGTCCTCTTAGAATTATTAACTTGTCCTTACTCTTAAACTCGTCTTTTAGTTTTAATGACGAACCATAATAAATAACTTCGTCACTGTCTCCATGAAATATGATAACCGGAATTTTACAATCCTTTAGATGTTTGTTTGTCTCAAATTTGTATTTCAAAATGACAGTAGGAATAATTGAATAGGAATGTCTCATCATGTCTGTCAAACTATAATATGGCGCTTGTAAAATAAGAAGCTTAGGTTTGTTTTCGGAAGCAACTTTTGAAGCAAGTCCAGTACCGATTGAATACCCTAACACAATGATCTTATCTTCTGAATATTCTTTCTTCAGCTCGTCATAAGCTGTTTGAATATCTCCATAGAGTTGATTTTGACCATCTATTGTACCTTCACTTTTTCCGTATCCACGATAGTCTAATATAAAAACATCATAATTTAAGTCTGTGTATGTCTTTGCAACGTATCCCCAAGAACTTAATGAACCTGCATTTCCATGCAAGTAAAAAATTAATCCTTTTGAGCTGTCAGTTCGAAATAAGAGTCCATTTAAAATTGTTCCGTCATCAGCTTTTATATTCTTTTCTTCAAATTTTTGTTCAAATTGAAATAGATATCCTTTGTCCAATTTCTGTGGAAAGAAAATTAATTTCTCTTGAAAAATATATAAGAGTCCACACACCAAAATGTAGATAACTAAAATTATTATCAATGAATTTATGAGAAATTTTTCCATTATGATCTACTTTAAATGACGCACAACTTATGCATATAAGGCGTTTAACAGTCCCAATCAAGAATTAATCCACCTTTGCTGATGCGAGTTTTATGCATTGTCATCGTGCGTTATAAATAATCCTTCTATAATCATCAATGATGGCATCTATAATCTTTGGATGTGCTTTCTCTGGATTAGTTGAAATCCCAAAGTCCATCGTCTTGGTTTTTGCAGGGAGTCCGGTTAGAGACTTAGAATAAACCAATTCCAATCTATAAATAAAATACTTCCCGGGGCTTGACTTAAAGTCTTCGAACTTTTCAAACAAGGAGTCTAAGGAAGCATGAAGTTTAGTGTCGGCAAATATCAATGAAAGATTAATACCCAGTTCTTTGGCTTTTGTATCAGGCTTTTTCCTGTATTTAAATGTACTGTCAGCAATGGTATATTCAAGTTGATCCTCAAAATATATGTCGTGAAAACCGAGATCATAACCACAGGCTGACTTACAATGGCCACTCGATATTTTAATCTGCTGAAGATATTCTGTCTGGGCATTCACTTGTCCAGACAATGCTAATATCATGATAAAAATGAATTCTCTCATTATCGTTTTAAAAATGTTCCATAACTTATTTATTCAGGCACCAGGTGCACTCTCGGGCTGAAGTCTAAGACTTCTGACCGCAATGTAAGTAAGTTTTTAATTTGGTGTGTATTATCCAATAAACTCTATTTCATCTGCCTTCTGCTCAAAATAAAAATAGCCTCGATTTTATCGGGACTATTTTTCAAAATATGTACTTTGATTTTTTCCTTCTCTGCATTACAAACCCAGGCTAATACTTGTCCTCAATGGGTTTGCTAAGGTAGACAAATTTAAGCCAGATTGTTTTTTTAATTCCCGCCTATTTTTGTCTATTTTTATATTACGATGTACTTGTTTATTCAATGAGTATGGTAATGTGCATGTAAAGCCTATTATATAGCTTCAACATTGGACGAAATTATTTTTAGATACTACAGTTATAAAAAGAATATGGGATTACTTAATTTTTTAAAAGATTCAATTGGCATTGATCCAGGGAGTCAACATTTGAGAATTATCAAAGACGGCGAGTTAGTATTTAATGAATCATCGCAAATTTCATTTAACATAAGCAACAATTCTATTTCAGGACTTGGAGATACCTGCAGCTCTTCAGAACTGGATGTGACAATAAAACCGGTGGATTATGCAATTGCTGATTTTCACGCTTTCGAAGCGCTTTTGAGAGGTGCTATAAAAAAAGGGCTAGGATCAAAATCAATTTTTCCTAAGACTTACAAGATGTATTATTGCATACCTACAAATTCAACGCAAATAGAAAAAAGAGCTTATAGAGATTCAGGAGAACACGCCGGAGCAAGCGAAGTATACATGATTTATCAAAGTTATTGTACTGCAGTTGGCTTAAATCTATTGTTCGAAAAAAAGGACTTCATACTTATTGACTTCAGTTTTAGCAAGATTGAAATAACTGTTTTCGTTGACTCTATACCAATTTCAGTGGGAGTAATTAAAATGGGAAC
Protein-coding regions in this window:
- a CDS encoding alpha/beta hydrolase, with product MEKFLINSLIIILVIYILVCGLLYIFQEKLIFFPQKLDKGYLFQFEQKFEEKNIKADDGTILNGLLFRTDSSKGLIFYLHGNAGSLSSWGYVAKTYTDLNYDVFILDYRGYGKSEGTIDGQNQLYGDIQTAYDELKKEYSEDKIIVLGYSIGTGLASKVASENKPKLLILQAPYYSLTDMMRHSYSIIPTVILKYKFETNKHLKDCKIPVIIFHGDSDEVIYYGSSLKLKDEFKSKDKLIILRGQGHNGMTDNEDYRNKLKQILRDE
- a CDS encoding rod shape-determining protein, with amino-acid sequence MGLLNFLKDSIGIDPGSQHLRIIKDGELVFNESSQISFNISNNSISGLGDTCSSSELDVTIKPVDYAIADFHAFEALLRGAIKKGLGSKSIFPKTYKMYYCIPTNSTQIEKRAYRDSGEHAGASEVYMIYQSYCTAVGLNLLFEKKDFILIDFSFSKIEITVFVDSIPISVGVIKMGTSKIFRLFKNFLRRKYNLNISDKEVESILKGVNNVQSEIKIQSMTIKVSEIHNLLDNLFVLVNDEFMETIERVNIKDIGKVMKNGVYFSGGGSAIDFLRDKIQIDREIKRTTSKNPMLDNINGLMKIIAEKDKFRSYFIV